The DNA region tatggttataatcATCTCTAGATAGGCCGCATATTCTTTTTTCATAAGTGAAGTCTTTGGACATCAACAACTGGAATAAAAGAGAAAACATTGGAAACACACAGCAaggcagtcagcatctgtggagagagaaacagagtaaaTGGTCCCGTTTTATGAACTGCCGCCAATACTGTGCACCAATACTCCGctccctctccactgatgctacctgacctgttgagtaattCCACCATCTGGTGTTTTCAGTTCTGTACGCCAGCATCTATAGTTCGTTGGCTTCTTGCCGACAATGTCGGCTGATTCATGCTGGTACCATCAGTGCAGAGTGTGGAAGTAATTACCTGTGGCACACTCGTATTGGCTGAGGTATGCTCCAGAACCTCCAAACAAACAATGAGTAAACAATGAtacttaatttttttaatttccacCAACACACACTTTATTAAGAATTGCATCAAACATCGTTCATAGCTTCAGGCTGAATAGTTAGCTCATTTCGGATACAATTACTGTGATCAAGAGGCATTTAGATGGACATTTAGACAGGCAGGacagagaacacagaacagtacagcccaacagagccctttggcccacaatgttgtgttaacCTTTCAACTTATTCTAAGATCTATCTCCTGCATACCCTTCCAATTTTATATCATCcctgtacttatctaagagtttcttaagtgtccctaaGATACTGACCTAATGGAGGTAAATAAAATTAGCataatcatcattatgtgccttgtcatATAACGTGGGCGAACTTGGCctttccatgactgtgattgctaaacatagaacataggaaaaaaacatagaaaaaattGTTCTAGGCAATTTTATTTTACAGAAATGGctcaccattgccttcttctgggcagtgtctttacaaggtgggtgaccccaaccatcatcgatacccttcagagattgtccgcctagGCATCATAACCAGGACATatgatacgcaccagctgctcatatgaatTAGTATAGATGGGCAAAAAGCTCaacatggacatgatgggccaaaaggcctgtttctgtgctaaatAGCTCTCTGATTCTCTGAGTCCTTCACAGCCTCCAAGGATAGAATGATATTATTTACTATCAAGGCAGTCTCCTAACTTTTCCATGAGTGCATTTTCTAAGTCGAAGACCTCCTCCCTCTGTTCTCTGAGCACTTTTCGAAGTTTATTAATTTCCTTTTGTTTGTTAAGAAATTTCCCTTCATTTCTCAGGATAGGAGAACCTGGAAAACAGAAACACAAGATGTTTGTTACTCAAGCCAAGTAAAATCACCACAAATATGGACAGTCAGGCGCTGGCCTCACTCAGTTTGGAACAAGAGAGTTATTCCATGAAGATGTGAAAGGAAGAGATCGATAGGTTGAAAAGCATGTCTGGATACTGCCCGTACAACTTCAAGGACACACCTAAAACTACCGTACCTATAAGGTGCATACAATGGTACAACTGAGTGGTAACCAGAGGCTGAAGGGAGGTCAGGGGGGAATGGTCGAGTGCGGTTGTTGGACGACCTACTGGTGGGAATGCGATGGAGTTGTTTCGAGACGAAGGGAGAGATGCAGTAACTGATAGAGAGCCTGTCGGCCGGTTTGAGATGGGCACCAAGGAGGGAGTGACGCGTTGTTTGAAGTGAGCGGCAGAGAAGCAGTATACGACACAGGTTTTTGGCTACAGCTGGCTTCCAACACATCAGGGTGATCACTTAGAGCCTGATCCCTACATTGTTCAACCCCTTCACTCAAATTATCTTGAATAGGAGTTGCAGCAAATGCCCTAGCCAGTAACTCAGTCTTCCTTATTTCGGTAACGGTCATtttgccctgatcaatcaatgcTGAACTATTGTCCCTATGAATCCCCCCATTAAAGGACTTGGAGTCCTGGTACTAGCTATAGAGAGCACCACCCAGATGTGCACCGTGATCCCGGAAGCCGTTGTGGGCTGCGCATTGGAACGTCATCCGGGTGTTCTGTAGgctggagaggaggagagtgcaCGCCAGTCATTGCTGCTGACCTTGGGCTGGCAAAGAATTACAGGGCATCCTCTTGGTACAGTGCTGCTTTAGGGTGAGATAAGTTCTTGCAGCATTCACGACACTGGATTCAGTCTGACGCTAGGAAGACGATATTTGGAAAGTACAGTCCAGTTGGTGGTGGTGTTGCACTTcgaagaaggaagagggaagagggaggagggggaaggggaagaaaccGGAGGTTTTATGTTCCTgacattggaggaaagtatagagggggtgGGAATGTCCaaagttatttttttaaattcagaaagtggtgggtgcatggaacaagctgccaggggatgatggtaaaggcagatgtataaagagacatttagataacacatggatgatagaaaaaaggaGGATGAAcatgtatgacaataaactcaacttatgAGTGTCATGACCTTGGTTGTTGCTAGAGTTCTCCGAGGAGTCTgagctttctgcagtttttttttgtattctctgCATTCTATTAATTAGAAATACTCTATCTGTATTATTGCACTTTGGGTTTTCATGTGTTATTGTTAGGTCTTCTCTGGTTTGCATTTAAGTTACAATTgtccttgattttttttgttcccCTCCACACCGTGTGGTGTATCGGGCGTCAATCTTGCTGTTACTGTAGCGCTTGTCTGTTTCTTTTAAAGGAGGCCgtgttgctagctcgacactcaatccAGCGCagttggaaagcatgcaaggagttGGACGGATTCTAACCCAGGACCACACGTCTCGAGTCCgatgtggatgccactacaccactagcCGGCAAATTGTCCTTGGTTGCTTACAAATAACTCTGAAAGACTTTGCAGGTGTCCAATTAAGTATTTTTGAACTTTAGTCTCCTATTAGAATTGTTGATTGTAAGGTTGCTATTAGTCTGGGGTTTTACCAACTGCGAACagatcctttcatgccctggagTTTATTTAAAGGGGCAGTGCTAACCCCTCATTTGCTCAGTTGTCCTGAGCCTTGCCTAGTGATGTTCTGGCTGAGTTATTCAGCGTTATCCAAGACCTTGTAAGTTGTACTGTTTTGTTTTGTCTCCTTTGTTAATAAAATTCCGAGTTTTGTTTAACCCTTCCGGGTCTCTGTATGATCCTGCGCTTGGATCCGAGATGCAGTGTGATGAGTGCCCACCACGCCTCTTGTGTTACAGCAGTGTCGATACTCACAGAGTTGTTGTAAAACACTTGGCCCATTGTGAACGTCACAAGAGAATTACAAGTCATAACAACACCCAGTAAAACGTTGTTTGTCAGAAATGTTTTCTCCTTTCATTGcagaattccaacatctgcactcTCTTTATTTTGATCtctctggacattctctcttctctctcctcccattgggcagaagatacaaaagtctgaaagcacgtaccaccaggatcaaggacagcttctatcccactgttatcagaccccTGAATGGtctcctagtatgataagatacttgacctcacaatctacattgaTCCTCAATCCTGACTTCTCTACCTTTTCCTTAGAAGGTTggagagattcggcatgacatcgaaAATGTTGACAACCTTCTGATGTGCAGTGGAAAATACATTGACTAGCTGTAtttcagcctggtatgggaacaccaatgacttttgaatggaaaatcctacaaaacattGTGGATTCACCTTCACAGGTAAAGCCATCCTagcaattgagcacatctatatgaaatgctgtcataggaaagcaacattcatccccaccacccaggatgtgctgTTTTCTTGcatctgccatcaggtagaaggtacaagagcctcaggacttgcaccaccaggtttgggaacagtcactacccataaactatcaggctcttgaacaaaagaggataattacatATCTATTGAGATGTccccacaactaatgatctcactttaagaactctttaccttgttatttcatgctctcattatttattgctatttatttatatctgcatttgcacattttattgtcttctgtgctctacttgttctctcattgatcctgtttacagttactattctatagatttgctgagtatgccagcaggaaaaagaatttcagggtggtaTGTAGTGACATGtgcgtactctgataataaattttactttgaacattgttataatcttgcaccttattgtcgacctgcactgaactttcgctgtaactgtaacactttattctgccttctgttattgttttccctcgtACTACCTCTGTGCACTgtgtacaagataacaagaggCATAGTTCAAGTACTTACAGCCTATGATGTAATGCTTCCAGAACACGGCCTGCAAAGAAAAAAGTTGGGATTTATTACTTGAATGTGACACAAACAGAGCCAAACCCGTAAACAACGGCGTTCACTTATTTAAGGGGAACGCAGGAAGAAAGTGCTCCATAGCTCAGTTAGTGAACTGGATTACAACAGAGCCAGGCtgcagggattggagcagggcaaTTCGTCAGGAGCGGTTGTCCAAATGGGCTGCATAGTTaggtggggcagaatttgttaaatgtATCCAGGAAAGTGTCTTCAGACAGTGCGTAGATGCCCCTGCCAGAGGGAAGGGGTAACACAGGGTCATCTTTTGGCAAACATGGCTATGCAAGTGGCCGCACTGTTAGCTAGAAATCAGAGATGTTAAGGGActaaggagtccttgtgcaggaatccctaaagcaggggttcccaaccttttttatgccatggaccaataaccaaagggtctgtggaccccaggtagTGAAGCCCTGCCCTAAAGGTTTACTTTCTATCTGTTAgatagaaatcagaggtgcaaagggacttgggaatcctcatgcaggattccctgaaggttcacttgcaggttgagtcagtgctaAGGAAGCCAAATACAAAGCTGGCATTtatttcgagagaactagaatataaaagcaatgatgtgatgctgaggctttagtaggcattggtcagactgcacttggagcattgtgagcagtttgagaCCCCTTATCtgagagaagatgtgctggcattggagagggtccagagatgattcacgagaatgatcaattcagtgaaagggttaacatatgagaagtgtttgatagtTCTGTgtctttactcactggagtttagaagaatgagggagcggtatttcattgaaacctattaaatattgaaaggcctaggatagagtggatgtggagaggatgtttcctatagtcggggaggctaggaccagagggcacagatagagtggatgtggaggggatgtttcctatagtcagggaggctaggaccagaggacacagatagagtggatgtggagaggatgtttcctatagtgggggaggctaggaccagaggacacaaccccaaaatacaaggacgtcccttcagAACCGTGATAAAGAGGAATTTTCTTAGCCGAAGGGTggcgaatctctggaattcattgacacagatggctgtggcaaccaagtcattgggtatatttaaaatggaggatgATCGATTTTTCATTCATAGGGGCTTCAAATTTTATGgaaagaaggtaggagaatgggttgCGGggaatattaaatcagccatgatggaatggcagaacagactcagttggctgaatggcctaattctgttctaatgtcttatgatcttaaaccAAGGTCCATGTACAATAATGTCACATTTACACTACCCACAGGTACTTCAGTAACCTCATCAGTCTGACCAATGTTTGTCACCTCCTACTTCCATGTTGCCACCCCATTAGGGTAATGTAGCACAATTCTTCACAGTACCGGcgacgtgggttcaattcccgccacggtctgtaaggagtttgtatgttctccccgcgaccgcatgggtttcctccaggtgctctggtttcctcccacagtccaaaggcgtggcagttggtaagttaattggtcgttgtaaattgtcctgtgattaggcgaggattaaatcaggggattgctgggcggcgtggctcaaagggaaGGGCCAGAAGAGCATACTCCACTgtgcatgtcaataaataaataaattattcaaaCACTTTGAATTCTCTGAGTGGTGAATGAATGAGACACTTGGCTGTGGGAGAAGAGGTTGGCTTGGAAACAAGAGGTAAATTGGACCTAAAAACTTCATCCTTACCGTTTTGGAATCATCTTCAAAAACCTCTCGGGCTTCTTCCTTTGAGCATGTTTCTTCCACACACTCTCGCTCCAGATTCCCTTGTCTAACCTCTTCTGCAAGGTTGTTTGCTCTGCGGATTCGAGACAGGAGCTGCAGAGCGGAAGGTTTCTGTAGGAAGACTCAACAACACATCCACAGTATTAAACATCTGGGGCCTGTCTGCTGACAGAACTGTGTCATGAAGTTGGATCACTGCCTCCGAATTGCTTTGGTGTGtgatagaacatagcacagtacagaccccttcatcccacaatgttgagcAGAACTTCTAACCTacttccaaaatcaatctaacccttccttcacacatagccctccatttttatatcatACATGTGTCTATGCAAGAGACTCTTAAATTCGCTGCCTCTACCCCACTcttggcagcgcattccacacaaccactactctcagtgtaaaaaagctacctctcacatcccctatactttcctcaaatTATCTTAAAATTCTACGCTGTTGTTCTATGTTATGGCCCTcctcatttctaccctgggaaaaagtctccggctgtccactgcatttatgcctcttatcaccctcAATATCTTTATGAAgctatctctcatcctccttctctccaaagagaagcTTCCTAGATCACTCAACCTTTACTCGTAAGGCACgctttctaatccagacagcatcctggtaaattttgtTGGTATCCTCTGtagagcttccacatccttcctataatgaggtaaacagaagtgaacacaatactccagctgtggtctaaccaggattttatagagctgaaaCATTATTGCAAGACTCTTGGACTCAAATCtttcaactaatgaaggccaacacatcttaaccaccctatcaatatGTGCAGAAACTTTGAggatgtagtgtatttaatatttcagtaatattgtaaatgtgttgtttgtttaggcattattttgtgtttacataattcattatgggttatatggaaaagtatgtgaatggcatatgtcattatgccaccgtGTCATATGTGCATGACTCACAAAGAATAAGAATTAAGTAGAGATGTTGTTCCTAGCTGCATGTTTTCTTTtgtttagttttatgttttggagttacaaaacacaacagcgGTGATGAGTAaggtttaaaatgaacccaaggggACTACTTAACCTGTTGAAGCATAGCACAATTTTTTCCCCCTTTGAAAGAGGAGAGAGATGCTAAATCTGCAAgagcagctccagtggaagctCATAGACCAAGAAAGCcactcaagaagggaaaatgtgaggatctacggagttcccgaaggaactgaaggtaaacccggattgatgattcccttcgtggagaagctgctgagagagaaccttgatataccggacgcaaaagacctacagatagaaagggcccaccacacgttggcaccacagcctccggcaggcgcccagcccacatcgattctggtcagatttctcagttacagaacgaaggaagaggtgcttaaacgggcatggcaaaagaaaggtttcaagtggagcaactgtaaaatcagtttagaccacaaTTACGCACCAGGGatccttgccagacggaaggaatatacggaaacacggagggtcctgaaggaaaacaacatcagattccagaccctgtatccagctcggctgagagtcttttacgacgaagggacaaaaacttacgctacggcaGAGGAGGCAatgttggacctggcggaccggggactatctattaaagttatcacccaaccggagtcactactggagaggattcggcagaagtcatggcagttagtggggcgaggacgctccactcgaaccagagtgtcaaactacaaggaaaagctgcaaatattcagacgcgaatgtacagagaatacagactaattaagagaaatgactgaaaagagtaaatcggacttaaaggtaaaatgaaagctggtatctgaaaataaactagacggaataacttgaatgatagcaatatggtcgagacataaataggagaaaattctctatgattattcaaactgctgagggccctctaacacagggtgaagatagaggttatccctctgaactgaggcgggtcggtgctcaggcctcactgtgggaagtcgggaaaaattttcaaatgttatacgttctgAAATGTCTAGGGTGTAGTTATATgttttggtttactgttgagaagggattgcttactgtttggttagaaaaggagagtgttttttttctactagagaaaaatgcaaattgaattggtaaaaataatttcctataatgttaatggggttttgaatccaattaaaagaaataagattatgtctaaattgaaaaaagagagggcacaaatagctttcctccaggaaacacatatgagccaatctgaacatggaaaattaaaaagaatgggctttaagcatctATTTtactcatcatataaattgagccacaaaagaggggtagctactttaatatcaggtactcttaattatgaacatatttcagagactaaagacaaagatggaagatttgtaaaaattacaggaagaatagaaggtacagaaataacattgctgaatgcactgtttatgctcctccaggttgtgaatggtcattttatagacacatttttgacctaatggtcagttctcaaggggtagtaatttgtggaggggattttaatattagattaaatcctgcattagattcttcaagaatagttactcagaataaacctctgactcggaaaatgaatttattgatggaggagttgggaattatagatgtgtggagggaattacaccccactagtaaagattatacacattactctttccctcattcagcctaatcaaggatagactatttctttatctctaatacagatagactcaggataaaaaactgtaatattgcaacaattgatctgtcggatcatagcccagtctctatgtctctaatcctggaaaggaaaatgaggaaaacactatggaggctaaactcacatatactcaataacctgaaagtaatggagagattaaggggagaaatcaaagaatacctagaccttaatgacacgggagaaacatcaccagtgatcttatgggatacattgaaaactgtactgagaggaaaaattatttctattaccactcacatgaaaaaaatcaatgcacaaaaattagcagaccttcaaggaaaattaaaacaacttcaagttatagatagcaacaaaagtaattcaaatttaaaacaggaaattaggaaattacaaagtgaaattgacgatatttatacgttggaaactcaaagaaattttccttacctgagacaaaagaattatgaagtaggaggtaaatcagctagattattagcatataaattacgaaaacaacaagcagacaatacaattcataaaataaag from Mobula hypostoma chromosome 13, sMobHyp1.1, whole genome shotgun sequence includes:
- the LOC134355382 gene encoding coagulation factor X-like — protein: MKLTLSYGIILLFLTGCHTIDVFLQKPSALQLLSRIRRANNLAEEVRQGNLERECVEETCSKEEAREVFEDDSKTAVFWKHYIIGCSPILRNEGKFLNKQKEINKLRKVLREQREEVFDLENALMEKLGDCLDSK